A part of Arachis hypogaea cultivar Tifrunner chromosome 12, arahy.Tifrunner.gnm2.J5K5, whole genome shotgun sequence genomic DNA contains:
- the LOC112729912 gene encoding uncharacterized protein: protein MSRSQHAKDMDKNTRYFHYIASSRRRNNRIDALVINERLVRNSARIKIAIRGFYKQLYHQEESHVVSFRDRLVDMISEEDSVALEVLPSVEEIKETFRQPKDSNITWIALAPKFTGVKEIKDLCPISMVGCVYKVISKVIVRRMRSVIPRLVGETQSVFVKGRKIHDGALIVCETKMGFGRK from the exons ATGTCACGATCTCAGCATGCGAAGGACATGGACAAAAACACCAGATACTTTCACTACATAGCTTCTTCGAGGAGGAGGAATAACAGGATTGATGCTCTGGTAATTAATGAAAGATTAGTTAGAAACTCAGCTAGAATAAAGATTGCTATCAGAGGGTTTTATAAGCAACTGTATCATCAAGAGGAGTCTCATGTGGTGAGCTTCAGGGATAGACTGGTGGATATGATATCTGAAGAGGATTCTGTGGCTTTAGAGGTATTGCCGTCAGTTGAAGAGATTAAAGAG ACATTCAGACAACCAAAAGACTCTAATATTACATGGATTGCGTTGGCTCCCAAGTTCACTGGGGTTAAGGAAATCAAAGACCTTTGCCCGATCAGTATGGTTGGATGTGTGTATAAGGTGATTTCGAAGGTGATAGTTAGGAGGATGAGATCAGTGATACCAAGACTGGTTGGGGAGACTCAGAGTGTATTTGTTAAGGGTCGTAAAATACATGATGGGGCACTTATTGTGTGTGAAACT AAGATGGGATTTGGGCGAAAGTGA
- the LOC140176687 gene encoding uncharacterized protein, translating to MIPVEISQSSLRIELADQTTQDIARQTELDLIEELRLSTAIKYLAMQQHIARRYNQRLHPRSFRVNDLVLRKTEQARKPSPHGKLAANWDGPYRVTEVIGNGAYRLQTLEGKNLPNTWNVSSLKSYYS from the coding sequence ATGATACCAGTGGAGATCTCCCAATCCTCACTACGCATAGAATTGGCCGACCAAACTACACAAGACATAGCTCGGCAAACAGAACTTGATCTCATTGAAGAACTCAGATTATCCACAGCAATCAAATATTTAGCCATGCAACAGCACATTGCCCGAAGATATAACCAACGACTTCATCCAAGATCCTTCCGTGTAAATGACCTTGTGCTTAGAAAAACAGAACAAGCTAGGAAACCATCACCACATGGCAAACTAGCAGCTAATTGGGACGGCCCttaccgagtcacagaagtaaTCGGCAATGGAGCCTACCGACTACAAACCCTAGAGGGTAAAAATCTCCCTAACACTTGGAATGTATCTTCCTTAAAGTCATATTACAGTTAA